A genomic region of Devosia ginsengisoli contains the following coding sequences:
- the eutB gene encoding hydroxyectoine utilization dehydratase EutB, with protein MTIDFAEILLARQRISASVLRTPQREARALSARLGVPVQLKCEHHQTTGSFKLRGATNAVLSLTRAQRDAGVVAASTGNHGRALAHAAAAAGTKAVICMSRLVPDNKVQAIEALGAEIRIVGNSQDDAQVEVDRLASEAGMTPVPPFDHAAVIAGQGTLGLEMLEDAPHTTTVLVPLSGGGLLAGVALALRTLKPAIRIIGVTMENGAAMQASLAAGAPVMVEEVPTLADSLGGGIGLANQYTFSMVRDLVDEVVLVSEVEIAQAMRAAYFEEGEVLEGAAAVGIAALDAGKVTLAGPAVVLLSGKNIDMKLHRRIMAGENPDLAAEARHD; from the coding sequence ATGACCATCGACTTCGCCGAGATCCTGCTGGCGCGCCAGCGGATATCAGCAAGCGTATTGCGCACGCCGCAGCGCGAGGCCAGAGCGCTGAGCGCGCGGCTGGGCGTTCCGGTGCAGCTCAAATGCGAGCACCACCAGACCACCGGCAGTTTCAAGCTGCGCGGGGCCACCAATGCCGTGCTGTCGCTCACCCGGGCGCAGCGCGATGCCGGCGTCGTCGCCGCCTCCACCGGCAATCACGGACGAGCCCTCGCCCATGCCGCCGCTGCCGCCGGCACCAAGGCCGTCATCTGCATGTCGCGGCTGGTGCCTGACAACAAGGTGCAGGCCATCGAGGCGCTCGGCGCGGAAATCCGCATTGTCGGCAACAGCCAGGACGATGCCCAGGTCGAGGTCGACCGGCTGGCATCGGAAGCTGGCATGACGCCGGTGCCGCCCTTCGACCACGCCGCCGTCATCGCCGGTCAGGGCACGCTCGGGCTGGAAATGCTGGAAGACGCACCGCACACGACCACGGTTCTCGTACCCCTATCGGGCGGCGGCCTGCTGGCCGGGGTGGCGCTGGCGCTGCGGACACTCAAGCCGGCAATCCGCATCATCGGCGTCACTATGGAAAACGGCGCCGCCATGCAGGCCAGCCTTGCAGCCGGCGCGCCCGTCATGGTCGAGGAAGTGCCGACCCTGGCCGATTCCCTGGGCGGCGGCATCGGGCTCGCCAACCAGTATACATTCAGCATGGTTCGCGACCTGGTCGACGAGGTGGTGCTGGTCAGCGAGGTCGAGATCGCCCAGGCCATGCGCGCTGCCTATTTCGAGGAAGGCGAAGTGCTCGAAGGCGCCGCTGCCGTGGGTATTGCCGCGCTCGATGCTGGCAAGGTGACGCTTGCCGGCCCGGCCGTGGTCCTGCTCAGCGGCAAGAATATCGACATGAAGCTGCATCGGCGCATCATGGCTGGCGAGAATCCTGATCTCGCGGCGGAGGCGCGCCATGACTGA
- the ehuB gene encoding ectoine/hydroxyectoine ABC transporter substrate-binding protein EhuB, with the protein MTTLTKRASIALAALTAAAMATTAVSAATLDEIKASGTIRIAVANEIPYGYVDPNGEALGAGPDVAKHIVEQLGIENIEWVTTNFSSLIPGLQADRFDMVAAEMAILPERCAQVIYSEPNSSYGEGLLVPAGNPKNIHAYADFAENPDLKVAIMAGADQLEMMQALGVPEANLVTIASNADAISTVSTGRADAYAATSLTATGLASQGSGVEVAGEFVDPVIDGNEVRSWGGFVFAEGSTDLRDAVNEVLAEFKQTEDWAAILTGYGFSQADVDGSSHRTTAELCAAE; encoded by the coding sequence ATGACCACCCTTACCAAACGTGCCTCGATCGCCCTCGCTGCCTTGACCGCTGCGGCGATGGCGACGACTGCGGTCAGTGCTGCGACCCTTGACGAGATCAAGGCATCCGGCACGATCCGCATCGCGGTCGCCAACGAAATTCCCTATGGCTATGTCGACCCCAACGGGGAAGCCCTGGGCGCCGGGCCCGACGTGGCCAAGCATATCGTCGAACAGCTCGGCATCGAGAATATCGAGTGGGTGACCACCAATTTCTCCTCGCTCATCCCTGGCCTGCAGGCCGACCGCTTCGACATGGTGGCCGCCGAAATGGCCATCCTGCCCGAGCGCTGCGCCCAGGTGATCTATTCGGAACCCAACAGTTCCTATGGCGAAGGCCTGCTGGTGCCCGCCGGCAACCCCAAGAACATCCACGCCTATGCCGACTTTGCCGAAAATCCCGATCTCAAGGTGGCCATCATGGCCGGTGCCGACCAGCTTGAGATGATGCAGGCGCTGGGCGTGCCTGAAGCCAACCTGGTGACCATCGCTTCCAATGCCGATGCCATCTCGACCGTGTCCACCGGCCGGGCCGACGCCTACGCTGCCACCAGCCTGACCGCTACAGGCCTGGCCTCGCAGGGTAGCGGCGTCGAAGTGGCCGGCGAATTCGTCGATCCAGTGATCGATGGCAATGAAGTGCGCAGCTGGGGCGGTTTCGTCTTTGCCGAGGGCAGCACTGACTTGCGCGACGCCGTGAACGAAGTGCTGGCCGAGTTCAAGCAAACCGAGGACTGGGCTGCGATCCTCACCGGA
- the eutC gene encoding ectoine utilization protein EutC translates to MTDITILTEAALRHLVPLDLDAIACVEDAFRALATKPVVMPPIMRLDIAEARGEVDVKTAYVPGIDSFAIKISPGFFDNPKLGLPSVNGLMVLLSARTGLVEALLLDNGYLTDIRTAAAGAVAARHLSRSDASSAAIIGGGAQARLQLAALCLVRPIRRAVLWSRDRAKAETLAAEIVAEHGIAVSVAATAEAAVAEADIIVTTTPSSTPLIRAEWLRPGQHLTAMGSDAEHKNEIDPAALARADLYVPDSLAQTRLLGELHHAIAAGLVAADQDFAALGAIIAGQASGRTSPNQITFADLTGTGVQDTAIATLARRRAQAAGGGQIFSS, encoded by the coding sequence ATGACTGACATCACCATCTTGACCGAAGCCGCCCTCCGGCATCTGGTGCCGCTCGATCTCGATGCTATCGCCTGCGTCGAGGACGCTTTCCGTGCTTTGGCGACGAAGCCGGTCGTCATGCCGCCAATCATGCGGCTCGACATTGCCGAGGCGCGTGGCGAGGTGGACGTCAAGACCGCCTATGTGCCGGGCATTGACAGTTTCGCCATCAAGATCAGCCCCGGCTTCTTCGACAATCCCAAGCTGGGCCTGCCCTCGGTCAATGGATTGATGGTGCTGCTCAGCGCCCGCACCGGGCTGGTCGAGGCGCTGCTGCTCGACAATGGGTATCTCACCGATATCCGCACCGCCGCGGCCGGCGCGGTGGCCGCCCGCCACCTGTCCCGCTCCGATGCCTCGAGTGCCGCGATCATCGGCGGCGGGGCGCAGGCCCGGCTGCAACTGGCGGCGCTCTGTCTGGTCCGGCCGATCCGCCGGGCGGTTTTGTGGTCGCGCGACCGCGCCAAGGCCGAAACGCTGGCGGCCGAGATCGTGGCCGAACACGGCATCGCCGTCTCGGTTGCCGCCACGGCCGAAGCCGCGGTCGCCGAAGCCGATATCATCGTCACCACGACACCGTCATCCACTCCGCTCATCCGCGCCGAATGGCTGCGTCCCGGCCAGCACCTGACCGCCATGGGCTCGGATGCCGAGCACAAGAACGAGATTGATCCGGCCGCCCTTGCGCGCGCCGATCTCTATGTGCCCGACAGCCTGGCCCAGACCCGCCTGCTGGGCGAATTGCACCATGCCATTGCCGCCGGCCTCGTCGCAGCCGACCAGGATTTTGCCGCGCTGGGCGCCATCATTGCCGGCCAGGCCAGCGGCCGCACGTCACCCAACCAGATCACCTTTGCCGACCTGACCGGCACCGGTGTGCAGGACACTGCCATTGCCACATTGGCCCGTCGGCGCGCCCAGGCGGCCGGTGGCGGCCAGATTTTTTCCAGTTGA
- a CDS encoding TolC family protein codes for MTGGAILRVVGGVLLVLALAGCTGSSLKLASASATTPYRGTAGEAATDPGNADYGVTPDPSMPITIATPRLDPNHTYSLPELINIAQLSNPATQAAWQRAREAAAATGIAEGAYLPIISADVLAGYAVTSNTAPGINTALVSVPDGTITTSGMQAVPSLAVKWLLFDFGARDAALATAQQVSFAANVGFNGTHQKLIYDVSNAYFQYSAARAQSRIDRAALDNARVVLEAAQARLDQGVATTMEVAQAKQQVAQAEFDLTGATGRERSTYAMLLGAMGVSPTITIKVQDISGKPLPRQVPDNLDQMIVASLQRRPDVQAAFAQMKASEQGIAAARAEFLPRIALTGTINRTIGSYSIHDTRFDSTASLDVNQPNAAVLLGVTVPIFDGGMRDARMEAAVAAASASQQDFARLQSTAAQEIVVAYDVLRTSLSANAAATELVNAARTNYEAALDYYKNGLGTLADISVTQTGLLKAQYAQAQARSDAFVAAATLAFATGTLTSANSF; via the coding sequence ATGACCGGCGGGGCGATCCTGCGGGTGGTGGGCGGTGTCCTGCTGGTGCTGGCGCTGGCCGGATGCACTGGCTCGTCGCTCAAGCTGGCCTCGGCCAGTGCCACCACGCCCTATCGCGGTACGGCCGGGGAGGCCGCCACCGATCCCGGCAATGCCGATTATGGCGTGACGCCCGATCCGAGCATGCCGATCACCATCGCCACGCCGCGGCTCGACCCCAATCACACCTATAGCCTGCCCGAGCTGATCAATATCGCCCAGCTCTCCAATCCGGCGACGCAGGCGGCCTGGCAGCGCGCCCGCGAGGCGGCGGCGGCAACCGGCATTGCCGAGGGTGCCTATCTGCCCATCATCAGTGCCGATGTGCTGGCCGGCTATGCCGTGACCTCGAATACCGCGCCCGGCATCAATACCGCGCTGGTCAGCGTACCCGATGGCACGATCACTACTTCGGGCATGCAGGCCGTGCCCTCGCTGGCGGTCAAGTGGCTGTTGTTCGATTTCGGCGCGCGGGACGCGGCTTTGGCCACGGCGCAGCAGGTGTCCTTTGCCGCCAATGTCGGCTTCAACGGCACGCATCAGAAGCTGATCTACGATGTCAGCAACGCCTATTTCCAATATAGCGCCGCCCGGGCGCAGTCGCGGATCGACCGGGCCGCGCTCGACAATGCGCGCGTGGTGCTGGAAGCGGCGCAGGCCCGGCTCGACCAGGGCGTCGCCACGACGATGGAAGTGGCGCAGGCCAAGCAGCAGGTGGCGCAGGCCGAATTCGACCTGACCGGGGCGACCGGGCGCGAGCGCAGCACCTATGCCATGCTGCTCGGCGCCATGGGCGTTTCGCCCACCATCACCATCAAGGTGCAGGATATTTCCGGCAAACCCCTGCCGCGGCAGGTGCCTGATAATCTCGACCAGATGATCGTTGCCTCGTTGCAGCGGCGCCCCGATGTGCAGGCAGCTTTCGCCCAGATGAAGGCGAGCGAGCAGGGCATTGCGGCGGCACGCGCCGAATTCCTGCCCAGGATTGCGCTGACCGGCACGATCAACCGCACCATCGGCAGCTATTCGATCCACGATACGCGTTTCGATTCCACCGCCTCGCTCGATGTGAACCAGCCCAATGCGGCCGTGCTGCTGGGCGTGACCGTGCCGATCTTCGATGGCGGTATGCGCGATGCCCGCATGGAGGCGGCCGTTGCCGCCGCTTCTGCCTCCCAGCAGGATTTTGCCCGGCTGCAAAGCACGGCGGCGCAGGAAATCGTCGTGGCCTATGACGTGCTGCGCACCAGCCTGTCGGCCAATGCTGCGGCCACCGAATTGGTCAATGCCGCCCGCACCAATTACGAGGCGGCGCTCGATTATTACAAGAACGGCCTGGGCACGCTGGCCGATATCAGCGTCACCCAGACCGGCCTGCTGAAAGCCCAATATGCCCAGGCGCAGGCCCGCAGCGATGCCTTCGTGGCGGCGGCCACCCTGGCCTTCGCCACCGGCACGCTGACGTCAGCCAACAGCTTCTAG
- the doeA gene encoding ectoine hydrolase DoeA (DoeA (degradation of ectoine A) is also called EutD (ectoine utilization D).) has protein sequence MSDITLAFSIEEYAARLAKVRSAMERAGIEVLVVTDPSNMGWLTGYDGWSFYVHQAVIVPPEGEPLWFGRPQDVNGARLTSYLDPASMFSYPDNYVQNPDVHPYQVLAKVLVDKGLAGKRLGVEMDNYYFSAKCLETLRAELPNAIIADATALVNWQRAVKSEQELVYMRRAARLVEVMHQRIRDVSEHGLRKCDLVAEIYDAGLRGTDGFGGDYAAIVPLTPSGKDASAAHLTWDDRPMRRGEGTFFEIAGCYRRYHAPLSRTLYLGEPPAGMLKAQQAVLEGLDAGLDAARPGNTCGQVADAFFGVLRKYGIEKDSRTGYPVGISYPPDWGERTMSLRPGDKSILAENMTFHFMPAIWTDDWGFETSETIRIRAGAPAECLADVSRELVVKP, from the coding sequence GTGTCTGACATCACCCTAGCCTTTTCGATCGAGGAATATGCCGCGCGCCTGGCCAAGGTCCGATCCGCCATGGAGCGGGCCGGCATCGAGGTGCTCGTGGTCACCGACCCATCCAATATGGGCTGGCTCACCGGCTATGACGGCTGGTCCTTCTATGTGCATCAGGCGGTGATCGTGCCGCCCGAGGGCGAGCCGCTGTGGTTCGGACGCCCGCAGGACGTCAACGGCGCGCGGCTGACCAGCTATCTCGATCCGGCGTCGATGTTCTCCTACCCCGACAATTATGTGCAGAATCCGGACGTCCACCCCTATCAGGTGCTGGCCAAAGTGCTTGTTGACAAGGGCCTCGCCGGCAAGCGCCTGGGCGTCGAGATGGATAACTACTATTTCTCGGCCAAGTGCCTCGAAACGCTGCGCGCCGAACTGCCCAATGCCATCATTGCCGACGCGACGGCTTTGGTGAACTGGCAGCGTGCGGTCAAGTCCGAGCAGGAACTGGTCTATATGCGGCGGGCGGCGCGGCTGGTCGAGGTCATGCATCAGCGCATCCGCGACGTGTCCGAACACGGGTTGCGCAAATGCGACCTGGTGGCCGAAATCTACGATGCCGGCCTGCGCGGCACCGATGGCTTTGGCGGCGACTATGCCGCGATCGTTCCGCTCACTCCGTCGGGCAAGGATGCCTCGGCGGCGCACCTCACATGGGACGACCGCCCTATGCGGCGCGGCGAAGGCACCTTCTTCGAGATTGCCGGCTGCTATCGGCGCTATCACGCGCCGCTGTCGCGCACGCTCTATCTGGGCGAACCGCCGGCCGGCATGTTGAAGGCACAGCAGGCGGTGCTCGAAGGGCTCGATGCCGGGCTCGACGCTGCGCGTCCCGGCAATACCTGTGGCCAGGTGGCCGACGCCTTCTTCGGCGTTCTGCGCAAATACGGCATCGAGAAGGATTCGCGCACCGGCTATCCGGTGGGTATTTCCTATCCGCCCGATTGGGGCGAGCGCACCATGAGCCTGCGGCCGGGCGATAAATCGATCCTGGCCGAAAACATGACGTTTCATTTCATGCCGGCCATCTGGACCGACGACTGGGGCTTCGAGACATCCGAGACCATCCGCATCCGCGCCGGCGCGCCGGCCGAATGCCTGGCCGACGTATCGCGCGAACTGGTCGTCAAACCCTGA
- the argE gene encoding acetylornithine deacetylase, whose amino-acid sequence MAHALLTETTAILGDLIAFPSVSQDSNAALIDYLKRRLELVGAHVEVTHDADGGKANIFATIGPPDRDGGVVLSGHSDVVPVADQDWSSDPFAASLRDGRVYGRGACDMKGFIACAMAYAPLFAEADLKRPLHLAFTYDEEVGCLGAQVMLDRLAQTGPRPAVCIVGEPTGMAIIEGHKGCCEYTTTFSGTAGHASQPDLGVNAIEYASRYISRLLEIGGALRARAPAQSRFDPPWSTIQVGRIAGGAARNIIAESCAVEWELRPINSADFAFAKSQIEDYVETHLLPRMRAVYADADIATSVIGEVVGLEPMSASEAEALVRTLTGNRDPATCVSFGTEAGLFQQLGISTVICGPGSIAQAHKADEYVTLDQLDACLEMIGNLLPQLARG is encoded by the coding sequence TTGGCCCATGCATTGCTCACCGAGACGACCGCCATCCTGGGCGATCTCATCGCCTTTCCCAGCGTGTCGCAGGATTCCAACGCCGCGCTGATCGACTATCTGAAACGCCGGCTCGAGCTGGTGGGTGCGCATGTCGAGGTGACGCATGACGCCGATGGTGGCAAGGCCAATATCTTTGCCACCATCGGTCCACCCGACAGGGATGGCGGCGTGGTGCTATCGGGCCATAGCGATGTCGTGCCGGTCGCGGATCAGGACTGGAGCAGCGATCCGTTCGCCGCCTCGCTCCGCGACGGCCGCGTCTATGGCCGTGGCGCCTGCGACATGAAGGGCTTCATCGCCTGCGCCATGGCCTATGCGCCGCTCTTTGCCGAGGCCGACCTCAAGCGTCCGCTGCACCTGGCCTTCACCTATGACGAGGAAGTGGGGTGCCTCGGCGCCCAGGTGATGCTCGACCGCCTGGCGCAGACCGGCCCGCGACCGGCCGTCTGCATCGTGGGCGAACCCACCGGCATGGCCATTATCGAGGGCCATAAAGGGTGCTGCGAATATACGACCACCTTTTCCGGCACGGCGGGCCATGCCTCCCAGCCCGATCTCGGCGTCAACGCCATCGAATATGCCTCGCGCTATATTTCGCGCCTGCTCGAAATTGGCGGGGCGCTGCGGGCCCGTGCGCCGGCCCAGTCGCGGTTCGATCCACCCTGGTCCACCATCCAGGTCGGCCGCATTGCCGGGGGCGCGGCGCGCAACATCATTGCCGAAAGCTGCGCGGTCGAATGGGAGTTGCGCCCGATCAACAGCGCCGACTTCGCCTTCGCCAAGTCCCAGATCGAGGACTATGTCGAAACCCACCTGCTGCCGCGCATGCGGGCCGTCTATGCGGATGCCGATATCGCGACCTCGGTCATCGGCGAAGTGGTGGGGCTCGAGCCGATGAGCGCGTCGGAGGCCGAAGCCCTGGTCCGCACACTGACCGGCAATCGCGATCCGGCCACCTGCGTCTCCTTCGGCACCGAGGCGGGCCTGTTCCAGCAATTGGGCATTTCCACCGTCATCTGCGGCCCCGGCTCCATCGCCCAGGCGCACAAGGCCGATGAATATGTCACCCTCGACCAGCTCGATGCCTGTCTCGAGATGATCGGCAACCTGCTGCCCCAGCTCGCCCGCGGCTAG